In Persicimonas caeni, a single window of DNA contains:
- the pilV gene encoding type IV pilus modification protein PilV, which translates to MKTTRVQTQSPNRSTGRRTRAGFTLVELLIAMLILAIGIMAILQMQFSSMGSAMISRDNSNASDIAKRIFDVMRAESGQWRGGTIANDVDTPAFNGTAFISSPVLAAVDGGGWTSWTRLFANPVDPRLTTTGTTRYCAYARGGYLEAGDVFTVQIAVVFPSANKAFPASNNAPPATQCPQYAAAKLDASMDPLDNNSLQMEGYKVQFFGSHIYRRGYL; encoded by the coding sequence ATGAAAACGACACGAGTCCAAACCCAGTCTCCCAACCGCTCGACGGGCCGTCGCACACGCGCCGGCTTTACTCTGGTCGAGCTGTTGATTGCGATGCTGATTCTGGCGATCGGCATCATGGCCATCCTGCAGATGCAGTTCAGCTCGATGGGAAGCGCCATGATCTCGCGCGACAACTCCAATGCGTCTGATATCGCGAAGCGCATCTTCGACGTGATGCGCGCCGAGTCGGGCCAGTGGCGCGGCGGTACGATCGCCAACGACGTGGACACCCCCGCCTTCAACGGCACGGCATTCATCTCCTCGCCGGTGCTAGCGGCGGTCGACGGCGGTGGATGGACTTCGTGGACGCGGCTATTTGCCAACCCGGTCGACCCCCGGCTGACCACCACCGGCACCACGCGCTACTGCGCTTATGCCCGCGGCGGATACTTGGAGGCGGGTGACGTCTTCACCGTCCAGATCGCGGTGGTCTTTCCGTCGGCGAACAAGGCCTTCCCGGCTTCGAATAATGCGCCGCCGGCCACGCAGTGTCCGCAGTACGCCGCCGCCAAACTCGATGCGTCGATGGACCCGCTGGACAACAATTCGCTGCAGATGGAAGGCTACAAGGTCCAGTTTTTCGGCTCGCATATTTACCGGCGCGGTTACCTGTGA
- a CDS encoding pilus assembly FimT family protein has product MKSRLPNNQIWRDPRGFTLTELMIAVSIIAILAGFLAPSVMTYMRRAKGQSAARDVANIIRAARNQAMSRGEALLVEVTKEGSGDAGEVVLYRTTNSGAAECDPTNANYDPHNTDCFALSCTQTNALTKVQVAELDFADKHPDMLISGFDATPAPAGNTLTLCFSPSGRVLSQAGTPFESDCDAINTRIYVRLGEPGDTGLTSNPLGGTAPALDKCVNEATEDATKRQAQKDGRDLTNFYSIHVPYNGAVSVIQ; this is encoded by the coding sequence ATGAAATCAAGACTGCCCAACAACCAAATTTGGCGTGACCCGCGGGGCTTTACGCTGACCGAGTTGATGATCGCGGTGTCGATCATTGCCATCTTGGCCGGCTTTCTGGCTCCGAGTGTGATGACCTATATGCGCCGCGCCAAAGGCCAATCGGCCGCGCGCGACGTGGCCAATATCATTCGCGCTGCGCGCAACCAGGCGATGAGCCGCGGCGAAGCGCTGCTGGTGGAAGTGACCAAAGAGGGCAGTGGAGATGCGGGCGAGGTGGTGCTCTACCGCACCACCAACAGCGGGGCCGCCGAGTGCGACCCCACCAACGCCAACTACGACCCGCACAACACCGACTGCTTCGCGTTGAGCTGCACGCAGACCAACGCGCTGACCAAGGTGCAGGTCGCCGAGCTCGACTTCGCCGACAAGCATCCCGACATGCTGATCAGCGGCTTCGACGCCACGCCTGCTCCGGCGGGCAATACGCTGACGCTGTGCTTCTCGCCCAGCGGCCGTGTGCTGAGCCAGGCGGGCACCCCCTTCGAGTCCGATTGTGACGCGATCAACACGCGCATCTACGTGCGACTGGGCGAGCCGGGCGACACCGGCCTGACGTCCAACCCGCTCGGAGGTACCGCCCCGGCGCTCGACAAGTGCGTGAACGAGGCCACCGAGGACGCGACCAAACGCCAAGCCCAAAAGGATGGGCGCGACCTGACCAACTTTTATAGCATTCACGTTCCCTACAACGGCGCCGTCTCGGTCATCCAGTGA